From a region of the Polyodon spathula isolate WHYD16114869_AA chromosome 31, ASM1765450v1, whole genome shotgun sequence genome:
- the LOC121303124 gene encoding beta-microseminoprotein-like isoform X4: protein MKFLVGSLLLCAVVHLGQSYCYKKELKIKPGEAPPTHCVDTEDGTKHTWGSEWRNSKCMDCTCHSCCTASYSWPVPCSCVLPFTSASRSAWRVSPAWNCPQGDETAGGP, encoded by the exons ATG AAGTTCCTGGTGGGTTCCCTGCTCTTGTGCGCTGTCGTACACCTGGGTCAGTCTTACTGCTATAAGAAGGAGCTGAAAATAAAACCCG GTGAAGCGCCTCCTACCCACTGTGTGGACACAGAGGACGGTACAAAACATACCTGGGGTTCGGAATGGAGGAACTCTAAATGCATGGACTGTACCTGCCATTCCTGCTGCACAGC AAGTTATTCCTGGCCTGTGCCGTGCTCCTGTGTGCTGCCCTTCACCTCAGCCAGTCGCAGTGCTTGGAGGGTCTCGCCAGCATGGAATTGTCCGCAG GGTGACGAGACCGCCGGGGGTCCCTGA
- the LOC121303124 gene encoding beta-microseminoprotein-like isoform X3: MKFLVGSLLLCAVVHLGQSYCYKKELKIKPGEAPPTHCVDTEDGTKHTWGSEWRNSKCMDCTCHSCCTAYSTPVQFPPDCMMEFDQKNCRYSVFKKNDRTVSCPVFGAVGK; encoded by the exons ATG AAGTTCCTGGTGGGTTCCCTGCTCTTGTGCGCTGTCGTACACCTGGGTCAGTCTTACTGCTATAAGAAGGAGCTGAAAATAAAACCCG GTGAAGCGCCTCCTACCCACTGTGTGGACACAGAGGACGGTACAAAACATACCTGGGGTTCGGAATGGAGGAACTCTAAATGCATGGACTGTACCTGCCATTCCTGCTGCACAGC GTATAGCACGCCTGTTCAATTCCCTCCCGACTGTATGATGGAGTTTGATCAGAAGAACTGCAGATACAGCGTGTTTAAGAAGAATGACCGTACCGTGTCCTGCCCGGTTTTTGGAGCTGTTGGGAAATAG
- the LOC121303124 gene encoding beta-microseminoprotein-like isoform X1, whose product MHGLYLPFLLHSKLFLACAVLLCAALHLSQSQCLEGLASMELSADGQYVVPTHCTDPFDSTPYPIGAEWRTGACMKCLCEGGGFRCCPVEVTRPPGVPEDCVLLFDEESCEFKAFSINDPSESCPL is encoded by the exons ATGCATGGACTGTACCTGCCATTCCTGCTGCACAGC AAGTTATTCCTGGCCTGTGCCGTGCTCCTGTGTGCTGCCCTTCACCTCAGCCAGTCGCAGTGCTTGGAGGGTCTCGCCAGCATGGAATTGTCCGCAG ATGGTCAGTATGTGGTTCCCACACACTGTACCGACCCCTTTGACAGCACCCCATACCCAATAGGTGCGGAGTGGAGGACTGGAGCCTGCATGAAGTGCTTGTGTGAGGGGGGCGGGTTCCGATGCTGTCCTGTTGA GGTGACGAGACCGCCGGGGGTCCCTGAAGACTGCGTGCTGCTGTTTGACGAGGAGAGCTGCGAGTTCAAGGCATTCAGTATCAATGACCCCTCAGAGTCCTGCCCTCTGTAA
- the LOC121303124 gene encoding uncharacterized protein LOC121303124 isoform X5, producing MLFLEGIKTRPHHRTEAETEKPPRLAAKRNEVIPGLCRAPVCCPSPQPVAVLGGSRQHGIVRRVTRPPGVPEDCVLLFDEESCEFKAFSINDPSESCPL from the exons atgttgTTTCTTGAGGGAATAAAAACTCGACCCCATCACCGAACAGAAGCTGAAACAGAGAAGCCGCCGCGTCTTGCTGCTAAGAGAAATG AAGTTATTCCTGGCCTGTGCCGTGCTCCTGTGTGCTGCCCTTCACCTCAGCCAGTCGCAGTGCTTGGAGGGTCTCGCCAGCATGGAATTGTCCGCAG GGTGACGAGACCGCCGGGGGTCCCTGAAGACTGCGTGCTGCTGTTTGACGAGGAGAGCTGCGAGTTCAAGGCATTCAGTATCAATGACCCCTCAGAGTCCTGCCCTCTGTAA
- the LOC121303124 gene encoding beta-microseminoprotein-like isoform X2, which produces MKLFLACAVLLCAALHLSQSQCLEGLASMELSADGQYVVPTHCTDPFDSTPYPIGAEWRTGACMKCLCEGGGFRCCPVEVTRPPGVPEDCVLLFDEESCEFKAFSINDPSESCPL; this is translated from the exons ATG AAGTTATTCCTGGCCTGTGCCGTGCTCCTGTGTGCTGCCCTTCACCTCAGCCAGTCGCAGTGCTTGGAGGGTCTCGCCAGCATGGAATTGTCCGCAG ATGGTCAGTATGTGGTTCCCACACACTGTACCGACCCCTTTGACAGCACCCCATACCCAATAGGTGCGGAGTGGAGGACTGGAGCCTGCATGAAGTGCTTGTGTGAGGGGGGCGGGTTCCGATGCTGTCCTGTTGA GGTGACGAGACCGCCGGGGGTCCCTGAAGACTGCGTGCTGCTGTTTGACGAGGAGAGCTGCGAGTTCAAGGCATTCAGTATCAATGACCCCTCAGAGTCCTGCCCTCTGTAA